A single genomic interval of Streptomyces graminofaciens harbors:
- a CDS encoding TetR/AcrR family transcriptional regulator — translation MTTEAMPSSRERLLEAAATLTYRDGVNVGVDTLCKAAGVSKRSMYKLFESKGELLTASLEERASAYVTALLPATDDNRPPRERILHVFEQAEAQAGAPDFQGCRYLVVQIELKDPSHPASRVADRVKENLTDFFRAEAEQGGANDPYLLARQLILVFDGASARAGIKADTPAGLIAPTVAVLLDAADMR, via the coding sequence ATGACCACCGAAGCAATGCCAAGCTCCCGAGAGCGACTGCTGGAGGCAGCGGCCACGCTCACCTACCGAGACGGCGTCAACGTCGGCGTCGACACGCTGTGCAAGGCGGCGGGAGTGTCCAAGCGCTCCATGTACAAGCTGTTCGAGAGCAAAGGCGAACTGCTGACGGCGAGCCTGGAGGAACGCGCCTCCGCCTATGTGACGGCACTCCTTCCCGCGACGGACGACAACCGTCCACCCCGAGAGCGGATCCTGCATGTCTTCGAACAGGCGGAGGCGCAGGCGGGTGCACCCGACTTCCAGGGCTGCCGGTACCTCGTCGTACAGATCGAGCTCAAGGACCCGAGCCACCCCGCGAGCCGGGTGGCCGATCGGGTCAAGGAGAACCTGACAGACTTCTTCCGCGCCGAGGCCGAACAGGGCGGGGCGAACGACCCGTACCTGCTGGCCCGTCAGCTGATCCTGGTCTTCGACGGCGCCAGCGCCCGCGCGGGAATCAAAGCCGACACGCCGGCCGGTCTCATCGCTCCCACCGTGGCCGTACTGCTCGATGCGGCGGACATGCGCTGA
- a CDS encoding TetR/AcrR family transcriptional regulator, translated as MSTEVKLSPRERLLEAAATLTYRDGVSIGVEALCKAAGVSKRSMYQLFESKDELLAVSLKERASAYVATLLPAMDDGRSPRERILHVFEQVESQAGAPEFRGCRYLAVQIELKDQSHPASRVAHQVKANLTAFFRAEAEQGGAGDPDLLARQLSLVFDGASARAGIQADNLTGLVAPTVTTLLDAAGVH; from the coding sequence ATGAGCACCGAAGTGAAACTGAGCCCCAGGGAGCGCCTGCTGGAGGCGGCGGCCACGCTCACCTACCGAGACGGCGTCAGCATCGGCGTCGAGGCGCTGTGCAAGGCGGCGGGGGTGTCGAAGCGCTCCATGTATCAGCTGTTCGAGAGCAAGGACGAACTCCTGGCAGTGAGCCTGAAGGAGCGCGCCTCCGCCTACGTGGCGACTCTCCTGCCCGCGATGGACGACGGCCGGTCACCCCGCGAGCGGATCCTGCACGTTTTCGAGCAGGTGGAATCGCAGGCAGGAGCGCCCGAGTTCCGAGGCTGTCGGTATCTGGCCGTGCAGATCGAGCTCAAGGACCAGAGTCACCCCGCGAGCCGCGTGGCCCACCAGGTCAAGGCGAACCTGACGGCCTTCTTCCGCGCCGAGGCCGAGCAGGGCGGGGCGGGCGATCCGGATCTACTGGCCCGGCAGCTCAGCCTGGTCTTCGACGGCGCGAGCGCCCGCGCGGGGATTCAGGCCGACAACCTGACCGGGCTCGTCGCGCCCACCGTGACGACCCTGCTCGACGCGGCAGGTGTGCACTGA
- a CDS encoding 4Fe-4S binding protein: protein MTAARGTEGQPTRPPLPAKLAAHPSVRAVLARRGTGDAGRPPAVIDAAWLRELCLAAGADDVAAVSLDHPDLAGEREHALSALPGTRTLIAMAVRMNRDNCRSPARSVANQEFHHTDEQANHAARSVTQSLQDAGYRALNPSVGFPQEMDRFPNERIWVVAHKTVAVAAGLGVMGLHRNVIHPKFGSFVLLVTVLVDAEVSEYGQALNYNPCIDCKLCVAACPVGAIAKDGAFDALACTTHNYREFMSGFTDWAQTVADSEDAADYRSRVSDSESASMWQSLSSPPGYKSGYCLAVCPSGEDVLGPYLDDRKNFMDTVLRPLQDKKETLYVLPDSHAQEYARRRFPHKPVKEVTGGWHPPARRSESTDREARTP, encoded by the coding sequence ATGACTGCCGCGCGAGGCACCGAGGGGCAACCCACCCGTCCCCCGCTTCCGGCGAAGCTGGCGGCCCACCCGTCGGTACGGGCCGTACTCGCCCGGCGCGGGACCGGTGACGCGGGCCGCCCGCCCGCGGTGATCGACGCGGCCTGGCTGCGCGAGCTGTGCCTGGCAGCCGGGGCGGACGACGTCGCCGCGGTCAGCCTGGACCACCCGGACCTGGCCGGCGAGCGCGAGCACGCGCTGTCCGCGTTGCCCGGCACCCGCACCCTGATCGCGATGGCGGTCCGGATGAACCGCGACAACTGCCGCTCCCCCGCCCGCAGCGTGGCCAACCAGGAGTTCCACCACACCGACGAACAGGCCAACCACGCCGCGCGCAGCGTCACCCAGTCCCTACAGGACGCCGGCTACCGCGCGCTCAATCCCTCCGTCGGCTTTCCCCAGGAGATGGACCGCTTCCCCAACGAACGAATCTGGGTGGTGGCGCACAAGACGGTCGCCGTGGCCGCCGGGCTCGGCGTGATGGGCCTGCACCGCAATGTCATCCACCCGAAGTTCGGCAGCTTCGTGCTGCTGGTCACCGTCCTGGTGGACGCGGAGGTGAGCGAGTACGGGCAGGCGCTGAACTACAACCCCTGCATCGACTGCAAGTTGTGCGTAGCCGCCTGTCCGGTCGGCGCCATCGCCAAGGACGGGGCATTCGACGCGCTGGCCTGCACCACGCACAACTACCGAGAGTTCATGAGCGGGTTCACCGACTGGGCGCAGACGGTGGCCGACAGCGAGGACGCGGCCGACTACCGCTCCCGGGTCAGCGATTCCGAGAGCGCCTCCATGTGGCAGAGCCTGAGCTCTCCGCCCGGTTACAAGTCCGGCTACTGCCTCGCCGTCTGCCCCTCCGGCGAGGACGTCCTGGGCCCGTACCTGGACGACCGCAAGAACTTCATGGACACCGTCCTGCGACCGCTCCAGGACAAGAAAGAAACCCTGTATGTCCTGCCGGACTCCCACGCACAGGAGTACGCCCGGCGCCGCTTCCCCCACAAGCCCGTCAAGGAAGTCACCGGTGGCTGGCATCCCCCGGCGAGGCGTTCCGAGTCCACCGACCGAGAGGCCCGTACGCCATGA
- a CDS encoding TetR/AcrR family transcriptional regulator produces MGRISAQERREDVIRAAIAEFAIAGYRGTTTAAIAERAGVKQPYLFRLFPDKKAIFVAALVRSAEDTRLAFEEAADGVEGGEQARQMMADAYAQLISTRPETLLMQMQGYAAVAASEAQGDDLIGEVVRAGWMSIWETVHLSLGADADKTASFFACGMLGITLTAIGLPVGAGR; encoded by the coding sequence ATGGGCCGGATCAGTGCGCAGGAGCGGCGTGAGGACGTCATTCGCGCGGCGATCGCCGAGTTCGCGATCGCCGGCTACCGCGGCACCACCACCGCTGCGATCGCCGAGCGGGCCGGCGTCAAGCAGCCGTATCTCTTCCGGCTTTTCCCGGACAAGAAGGCGATCTTCGTCGCCGCTCTGGTGCGGAGCGCGGAAGACACTCGCTTGGCTTTCGAGGAGGCGGCCGACGGGGTGGAGGGAGGCGAGCAAGCCCGGCAGATGATGGCGGACGCCTATGCGCAGCTGATCTCGACGCGCCCCGAAACGCTCCTGATGCAGATGCAGGGATATGCCGCCGTGGCGGCCTCCGAAGCGCAGGGCGATGACCTGATCGGTGAGGTCGTCCGGGCCGGCTGGATGAGTATCTGGGAAACCGTGCACCTGTCACTGGGCGCTGATGCCGACAAGACCGCAAGCTTCTTCGCCTGCGGCATGCTCGGCATCACGCTTACGGCCATCGGGCTTCCAGTGGGTGCCGGGAGGTGA